From the genome of Kluyveromyces lactis strain NRRL Y-1140 chromosome F complete sequence:
TACGAAGTTCTGTGAATGTCAACCATGACAGACCTAATGAATACGCTCTTGATATGAAAAATAGGAACTATGATATGCAATTCTACAAGATGTATCAATATCGACTTAACGTTTTAAGAAACCGTGTGGAGAGCTGTTGCCAGTCGAAGTGGAACAGCGAGTTCCGACTTCAAGGTAGAAAAGTCGTCAAAAAAAGCAAGGTATTAGATATACAAGCTGGGGAACCATGCTGGTGTATTGGCACTGTGTATTGTGAAATGCAATACAAGCCGAACATTCTGCAGGAAATCGTCGATGACACATATGGCGCACCAGACTTAATCAAGAGCTATACAGATCCTGAGGGTACTGACGAGATCATGTTAGATGACGAAAGTGGTCGAGTTATCTTGGTTGGTGAGCTGGTAAGAAAAACACCTTTTGTGAGCGGTACAGTTGTGGGCATCTTAGGTATGGAAGCAGATGCAGGAACTTTCCAAGTTTTGGATATATGTTATCCTCAGGCTCTACCGCAAAAGTCACTTCCACCGTTACcaggaaagaaaattgCATTGATATCTGGTATCAACGCTACACCAAGAAGTCcaattttatctttaagGATGCAATTACTTCAGGATGCTTTGACCGGTGAATTAAGTACGAACAGCGGTCTAAATGAAGTATCCAGATGTATCATTCTTGGAAACTCGTTAAACCCTGGGGAAAATCGTCAAGATTTACCAGGATCGCTGAGAGAATTTACACCATTC
Proteins encoded in this window:
- the POL31 gene encoding DNA-directed DNA polymerase delta subunit POL31 (similar to uniprot|P46957 Saccharomyces cerevisiae YJR006W HYS2 DNA polymerase III (delta) 55 kDa subunit essential for cell viability involved in DNA replication and DNA repair) is translated as MDSLLKSFSQQRSEDDIQTVRSSVNVNHDRPNEYALDMKNRNYDMQFYKMYQYRLNVLRNRVESCCQSKWNSEFRLQGRKVVKKSKVLDIQAGEPCWCIGTVYCEMQYKPNILQEIVDDTYGAPDLIKSYTDPEGTDEIMLDDESGRVILVGELVRKTPFVSGTVVGILGMEADAGTFQVLDICYPQALPQKSLPPLPGKKIALISGINATPRSPILSLRMQLLQDALTGELSTNSGLNEVSRCIILGNSLNPGENRQDLPGSLREFTPFLSNILKSLPVDLLPGENDPSDRSLPQQPLHKALFDDALSPYFDLENADIFHSVSNPYWFDIEGLQLLATSGQQINDITKYVIPFYEETKSLKGDTIDHRLDLAEATLKWQNIAPTAPDTLWCYPYSDNDPFILKEWPHVYIIGNQPEFGYRKTQLEGAVEVLIVSVPEFSTTGQYLVLDLDSLVPEVHTIAV